The following coding sequences lie in one Takifugu rubripes chromosome 8, fTakRub1.2, whole genome shotgun sequence genomic window:
- the chd3 gene encoding chromodomain-helicase-DNA-binding protein 3 isoform X6, which produces MSSPLRSCEEDEGMVVNSEGGDFDEDDDDGDPDENASDINSPAAPRETATPAAPEARREISDRGVPGRKKGRPKKKKDGKNKEGKPVKTKKRKKIDSDVDRDSDRERERDYAENSDSLASDYGSGEKKKKKKHKERKEKKTKKKKKDDGDRDSSQEETTKQPIEQKSSAQLAKDWGLEDVDHTFTEEDYRELTNYKAFSQFMRPMIAKKNPKIPMSKMMTILGVKWREFSSNNPFKGNAAAVAAAAAAAAIAVAEQVSAATALPELPLQPPPIRKAKTKEGKGPGYKKRSKSPRVSDKKKAAAKIKKMAPIRIKLSPISAKRKKSCSSDDLDEDESEQEDSSVHSSSVRSDSSGRVKKNKRGRPAKKKKKSKVPGDEEGDGYETDHQDYCEVCQQGGEIILCDTCPRAYHLVCLEPELDKAPEGKWSCPHCEKEGIQWEAKDEEFEDFEEDSEDRVISEVSLGVPTGAEEEDDDHMEFCRVCKDGGELLCCDTCTSSYHIHCLNPPLPEIPNGEWLCPRCTCPPIKGRVQKILHWRWGDPPDPIPVPPAPDAPPDAPPPPPMKGRAEREFFVKLVAQSYWHCTWITELQLEIFHSVMYRNYQRKTDMDEPPSLDYGSGGEDENTLLKSEKRRAKDPQYAILEDKYYRYGIKPEWMMIHRIINHSVDKKGIYHYLVKWKDLTYDQCTWERDDMDIPDFAIYKKNYWRHRDAIMKEDPDKPKRMRNKGQEGEEESPASPVTDPTIKYEEQPDFVTATGGTLHMYQLEGLNWLRFSWAQGTDTILADEMGLGKTIQTIVFLYSLFKEGHTKGPFLVSAPLSTIINWEREFEMWAPDFYVVTYTGDKDSRAIIRENEFCFDDTAVKAGKKTFKLRREAPIKFHVLLTSYELVTIDQTALKSIEWACLVVDEAHRLKNNQSKFFRRLNDYKIDHKLLLTGTPLQNNLEELFHLLNFLTPNRFNNLEGFLEEFADISKEDQIKKLHDLLGPHMLRRLKADVFKNMPSKTELIVRVELSPMQKKYYKHILTKNFEALNSKGGGNQVSLLNIMMDLKKCCNHPYLFPAASMEAQKTPTGAYEGSALTKASGKLTLLQKMLRKLKEQGHRVLVFSQMTKMLDLLEDFLDHEGYKYERIDGGITGALRQEAIDRFNAPGACQFCFLLSTRAGGLGINLATADTVIIFDSDWNPHNDIQAFSRAHRIGQANKVMIYRFVTRASVEERITQVAKRKMMLTHLVVRPGLGSKAGSMSKQELDDILKFGTEELFKDEVEGMKNSSKDKVEDEGSVIHYDSTAIERLLDRSQDDTDDADVQNMNEYLSSFKVAQYMVREEDKTEEIEREIIKQEENVDPDYWEKLLRHHYEQQQEDLASKLGKGKRNRKPVNYNDAAQEDQEWHADISDNQSEYSVGSEEEDEDFDDRPEGRRQSRRQLRNDKDKPLPPLLARVGGNLEVLGFNTRQRKAFLNAVMRWGMPSQDTFASQWLVRDLRGKTEKEFKAYVSLFMRHLCEPVADGAETFADGVPREGLCRQPVLTRIGVMSLVKKKIQEFEHINGRWSLPELKPEAGVDKTSSRASSPAIKTSTPTPDASYNNTPCTSKPATPAPVEKFERNGKETEKEEEKEDGPAVSDKERGKEKERDEGREVENNRTVDSEDLSSSAKELSQNTPPAQKMEGREESDLKEEQEKKEMGPAEERKEEEEKDSEVMEEKSDREKVAEEKEKETPRAAETADAKAKPELLDLKKEDLKGEKDAGKEAKASKEETAKGNGKPPAERPRFMFNIADGGFTELHTLWQNEERAAISSGKMNEIWHRRHDFWLLAGIVIHGYARWQDIQNDPQFAIVNEPFKSQANKGNFLEMKNKFLARRFKLLEQALVIEEQLRRAAYLNMTQDPSHPAMALNARFAEVECLAESHQHLSKESLAGNKPANAVLHKVLNQLEELLSDMKADVTRLPATLSRVPPIAARLQMSERSILSRLASKGTETHTPPPIPPGPYATNQNYGAPFTPAPPSALHMGGANYSQMPPGSFISVLNGPPMSVKKEREAEFLHSRREQRTGEVICIDD; this is translated from the exons ATGTcatctcctctccgctcctgcGAGGAAGACGAGGGCATGGTGGTTAATTCCGAGGGAGGAGATTTTGATGAAGACGACGACGACGGAGACCCAGACGAGAACGCAAGCGACATAAACTCGCCGGCGGCGCCTCGGGAAACTGCAACACCAGCCGCGCCAG AAGCGCGTCGGGAGATATCCGACAGGGGTGTCCCCGGCAGGAAGAAGGGTCGgcccaagaaaaagaaagacggGAAGAACAAAGAGGGAAAACCTGTCAAAACAAAAAAGCGCAAGAAGATC GACAGCGATGTCGATAGAGactcagacagagagagagaacgggaCTACGCGGAGAACTCGGACAGCCTAGCTAGCGACTATGGGTccggggagaagaagaaaaagaagaaacataaagaaaggaaggagaagaagaccaagaagaagaaaaaagacgaTGGGGACCGAGACAGCAGCCAAGAGGAAACAACAAAG CAACCAATAGAGCAAAAGAGTTCAGCCCAGCTGGCCAAGGATTGGGGTCTGGAGGATGTTGATCATACCTTTACAGAGGAGGACTACCGGGAACTCACCAACTACAAAGCCTTCAGCCAGTTCATGAG GCCCATGATTGCAAAGAAGAATCCCAAGATCCCCATGTCAAAGATGATGACCATCCTGGGGGTGAAGTGGAGAGAGTTCAGCTCCAACAACCCCTTCAAGGGCAACGCTGCAGCCGTCGCGGCGGCCGCTGCAGCTGCGGCGATCGCCGTCGCTGAGCAGGTCTCTGCAGCGACCGCGCTGCCCGAGCTCCCGTTGCAGCCGCCCCCTATCCGGAAAGCCAAGACAaaagagggcaaag GTCCCGGCTACAAGAAACGCAGTAAAAGCCCCCGAGTCTCGGACAAGAAGAAGGCTGCTGCAAAGATTAAAAAGATGGCGCCGATTCGGATAAAGCTGTCACCCATCAGTGctaagaggaaaaaaagctgcTCT AGTGATGATCTGGACGAGGATGAGTCCGAGCAGGAGGACTCCAGTGTCCATAGCTCCTCAGTTCGGTCGGACAGCTCTGGCCGTGTTAAGAAGAACAAGCGAGGTCGGCcggcaaagaaaaagaagaaaagtaaag TCCCGGGTGACGAGGAAGGCGATGGCTACGAGACGGATCATCAGGACTACTGCGAGGTGTGTCAGCAGGGGGGGGAAATCATCCTGTGCGACACCTGTCCTCGGGCGTACCACCTTGTCTGCCTGGAGCCAGAGCTGGATAAGGCCCCTGAGGGCAAGTGGAGCTGCCCGCACTGT GAAAAAGAGGGAATCCAGTGGGAAGCAAAGGATGAGGAATTTGAGGATTTtgaggaggacagcgaggatAGAGTGATATCTGAGGTCAGCCTTGGGGTTCCCACCGGtgcggaggaagaggacgatgaCCACATGGAGTTCTGCAGGGTGTGTAAAGATGGAGGCGAGCTCTTGTGCTGCGACACCTGCACTTCATCCTACCATATCCACTGTCTCAACCCGCCGCTGCCTGAGATTCCCAATGGGGAATGGCTGTGTCCCCGATGCACG TGCCCGCCGATCAAAGGACGTGTCCAAAAGATCCTCCACTGGCGATGGGGTGATCCTCCGGATCCCATCCCGGTTCCCCCTGCTCCCGATGCCCCGCCAgacgcccctcccccaccacccaTGAAGGGCAGGGCTGAGAGGGAATTCTTTGTAAAGCTGGTTGCGCAGTCCTACTGGCACTGTACCTGGATCACTGAGCTCCAG CTGGAGATTTTCCACTCGGTGATGTACAGAAACTACCAGAGGAAGACTGACATGGATGAGCCTCCCAGTCTGGATTATGGATCTGGCGGGGAGGACGAGAACACCCTGCTGAAGAGTGAGAAGAGACGGGCCAAGGACCCCCAGTAtgccatcctggaggacaaGTACTACAGATATGGAATCAAACCAGAGTGGATGATGATCCACCGTATCATCAACCACAG TGTGGATAAGAAGGGGATCTACCACTACCTGGTCAAATGGAAAGACTTGACATATGACCAGTGTACCTGGGAGAGAGACGACATGGATATCCCCGACTTTGCAATTTATAAGAAGAACTACTGGAGACACAG AGATGCAATCATGAAAGAGGACCCAGACAAACCGAAAAGGATGAGGAACAAGggccaggagggcgaggaggagTCTCCAGCATCACCTGTCACGGAT CCCACCATAAAGTACGAGGAACAGCCGGACTTTGTCACTGCGACAGGTGGGACGCTGCACATGTACCAGCTGGAGGGCCTGAACTGGCTTCGGTTTTCCTGGGCTCAGGGCACCGACACCATCCTGGCTGACGAAATGGGTCTGGGCAAAACCATCCAGACCATCGTCTTCCTCTACTCCCTATTTAAAGAG GGCCACACCAAGGGTCCGTTCTTGGTCAGTGCTCCTCTTTCCACAATCATCAACTGGGAGAGAGAGTTTGAGATGTGGGCGCCGGATTTTTACGTGGTCACGTACACGGGTGACAAGGACAGCCGGGCCATCATCAGAGAGAATGAGTTCTGCTTTGATGACACAGCTGTCAAAGCTGGAAAGAAGACTTTTAAACTGAGG AGAGAAGCTCCAATCAAATTCCACGTATTGCTGACCTCTTACGAGTTGGTGACCATCGACCAGACGGCACTCAAGTCCATAGAATGGGCATGTCTGGTGGTGGACGAGGCCCATCGACTAAAGAACAACCAGTCCAAG TTTTTCAGGCGCCTCAATGACTATAAGATCGACCACAAGTTATTGCTGACGGGGACGCCTTTACAGAAcaacctggaggagctgtttCACCTGCTCAACTTCCTCACACCCAACCGCTTCAA TAACCTGGAGGGCTTCCTGGAAGAGTTTGCTGACATATCCAAGGAGGACCAAATCAAGAAGCTTCACGACCTCCTGGGGCCTCACATGCTGCGGAGGCTGAAGGCCGACGTTTTCAAGAACATGCCCTCCAAGACCGAGCTGATTGTCAGGGTGGAGCTGAGCCCCATGCAGAA gaAATACTACAAGCACATTCTGACCAAGAACTTTGAGGCTCTGAATTCAAAGGGTGGAGGAAACCAGGTCTCCCTTCTCAACATCATGATGGACCTAAAGAAGTGCTGCAACCACCCTTATCTTTTCCCTGCTGCCTCCATG gaagCCCAGAAAACCCCCACAGGTGCTTATGAGGGGTCAGCGCTCACCAAGGCTTCTGGGAAACTGACGCTGTTGCAGAAGATGCTGAGGAAGCTGAAGGAGCAAGGCCACAGAGTGCTGGTGTTCTCACAG ATGACTAAaatgctggacctgctggaggattTCTTAGATCATGAGGGCTACAAGTATGAGAGAATCGATGGGGGCATCACAGGAGCGCTGAGGCAGGAGGCCATCGACCGTTTCAACG CTCCTGGTGCTTGTCAGTTCTGTTTCCTGCTTTCCACCAGAGCTGGCGGTTTGGGCATCAACTTGGCCACGGCAGACACCGTCATCATCTTCGACTCCGACTGGAACCCTCACAACGACATTCAG GCCTTCAGCCGAGCCCACCGGATCGGCCAGGCCAACAAGGTGATGATCTACCGCTTCGTGACGCGAGCCAGCGTAGAGGAACGCATCACCCAGGTGGCGAAGAGGAAGATGATGCTGACTCACCTGGTGGTGCGGCCGGGCCTGGGGTCCAAAGCTGGCTCCATGAGCAAGCAGGAGCTGGACGACATCCTGAAGTTCGGAACGGAGGAGCTCTTCAAGGATGAAGTAGAAG GTATGAAGAACAGCTCCAAGGACAAGGTGGAGGACGAGGGCAGCGTCATCCACTATGACAGCACCGCCATCGAGAGGCTGCTGGACCGGAGCCAAGACGACACGGACGATGCGGACGTCCAGAACATGAACGAATACCTCAGCTCCTTCAAAGTGGCCCAGTACATGGTCCGAGAGGAGGACAAG ACCGAGGAGATCGAGCGTGAGATCATCAAACAGGAGGAGAACGTGGATCCAGATTACTGGGAGAAGCTGCTGCGCCACCACTacgagcagcaacaggaagacCTGGCGAGCAAACTGGGCAAAGGAAAGAGGAACCGGAAACCAGTCAACTACAACGACGCTGCGCAGGAGGACCAAG AGTGGCATGCCGACATCTCGGATAACCAGTCGGAGTATTCGGTGGGctccgaggaggaggacgaggacttTGACGACCGGCCAGAAG GTCGAAGGCAGTCACGACGCCAGTTGAGGAATGATAAAGATAAACCGCTGCCTCCTCTTCTGGCCAGAGTCGGAGGCAACCTTGAG GTGCTGGGATTCAACACACGGCAGCGAAAGGCTTTCCTGAACGCCGTCATGAGGTGGGGGATGCCGTCTCAGGACACCTTTGCCTCTCAGTGGCTGGTCAGGGACCTCAGGGGCAAAACTGAGAAAGAATTCAA AGCCTACGTGTCTCTGTTCATGCGGCACTTGTGCGAGCCGGTGGCCGACGGAGCCGAGACCTTTGCCGACGGCGTTCCAAGGGAGGGCCTGTGTCGGCAGCCGGTCCTCACCCGAATCGGGGTCATGTCTCTCGTAAAGAAGAAG ATTCAAGAGTTTGAGCACATCAATGGGCGGTGGAGCCTCCCGGAGCTCAAACCTGAGGCCGGTGTCGACAAAACCTCCTCCAGGGCTTCGTCGCCTGCCATCAAGACCTCCACCCCCACTCCTGATGCTAGCTACAACAACACGCCTTGCACCTCCAAGCCAG CCACTCCTGCTCCTGTGGAAAAGTTCGAACGGAACGGAAAAGAGacggagaaggaggaggagaaggaggatggACCGGCAGTGTCCgacaaagaaagaggaaaggagaaagaaagggaTGAAGGAAGAGAGGTGGAAAACAACAGGACTGTGGATTCTGAGGAT CTTTCCTCTTCAGCCAAAGAGCTGTCACAAAATACACCTCCAGCTCAGAAAatggaaggaagggaggagagtgacctgaaggaggagcaggaaaagaaggaaatggGTCCAgctgaggagagaaaggaggaggaagagaaagactctgaggtcatggaggagaaGTCAG acagagaaaaggtggcagaggagaaggagaaggagacgcCCAGAGCGGCCGAGACGGCGGACGCCAAGGCCAAGCCGGAGCTGTTGGACCTGAAGAAAG AGGACCTAAAGGGAGAAAAGGATGCTGGGAAGGAGGCGAAGGCATCGAAGGAGGAGACAGCGAAGGGTAACGGGAAGCCTCCAGCCGAGAGGCCTCGCTTCATGTTCAACATCGCAGACGGTGGCTTCACCG AGCTGCACACGCTCTGGCAGAACGAGGAGCGGGCTGCCATCTCCTCGGGGAAGATGAACGAGATCTGGCATCGCCGACACGACTTCTGGCTGCTGGCGGGGATCGTGAT TCACGGCTATGCCCGCTGGCAGGACATCCAGAACGATCCCCAGTTTGCCATCGTCAATGAGCCTTTTAAGTCGCAGGCAAATAAAGGCAACTTTCTGGAGATGAAGAACAAGTTCCTGGCTCGGCGCTTCAAG ctgctggagcaggcgCTTGTGATCGAGGAGCAGCTGCGAAGGGCCGCTTACCTGAACATGACCCAGGACCCCAGCCACCCGGCCATGGCGCTCAATGCGCGCTTTGCGGAGGTGGAGTGCCTCGCAGAGTCGCACCAGCACCTCAGCAAGGAGTCGCTGGCAGGCAACAAGCCAGCCAATGCTGTGCTGCACAAAG TTTtgaaccagctggaggagctgctgagcgACATGAAGGCCGATGTGACGCGGCTACCGGCCACGCTATCCAGAGTCCCGCCCATTGCCGCCCGCCTGCAAATGTCGGAGAGGAGCATCCTCAGCCGACTGGCCAGCAAGGGCACCGAGACGCACACGCCCCCG CCCATACCTCCAGGACCTTACGCAACCAATCAGAACTACGGTGCCCCCTTCACCCCTGCCCCACCCAGTGCCCTCCACATGGGAGGGGCCAACTACAGCCAGATGCCTCCTGGATCCTTCATATCAG